Proteins found in one Poecilia reticulata strain Guanapo linkage group LG6, Guppy_female_1.0+MT, whole genome shotgun sequence genomic segment:
- the mapda gene encoding N6-Methyl-AMP deaminase, with amino-acid sequence MDDNAEFYKDLPKVELHAHLNGSVSVQTMEKLIRRKPHLNIEHSMTAIGKGQRRTLDECFEVFKVIHKLVDTEEDVLMVATDVIKEFAADNVKYLELRSTPREENHTGLTKKSYIETVIEAIRQCKTEGVDIDVRFLVAIDRRNGAEVAMETVKLAEEFMLSSGGLVVGIDLSGDPTVGHGRCLLPALQRARNCGLKLSLHMSEVPSQLEESELLLNLPPDRIGHGTCLHPEMGGSQSLVDRAVKGRIPLEICLTSNVKGQTVQSYSQHHFRYWYQLGHPCVICTDDKGVFCTDLSQEYQLAASAFGLRPDAVWTLSERAVDCIFAGDEVKQQLRQKWTELKPGLLQGAELQV; translated from the exons ATGGACGATAATGCTGAGTTTTATAAGGATTTACCCAAAGTG GAGCTTCATGCTCACCTGAACGGATCGGTGAGCGTCCAGACCATGGAGAAGCTCATCCGGCGGAAACCGCACCTCAACATTGAACACAGCATGACGGCCATAGGCAAAGGCCAGCGGAGGACGCTGGACGA atgttttgaGGTCTTCAAAGTAATCCACAAACTGGTGGACACGGAGGAGGATGTCCTGATG GTGGCGACGGATGTTATCAAAGAGTTTGCAGCTGATAATGTCAAATATCTTGAGCTCAGAAGCACACCGAGGGAGGAGAATCACACTG GACTAACAAAAAAGAGTTACATTGAGACAGTCATTGAAGCCATTCGGCAGTGTAAAACCGAGGGAGTGGACATAGACGTCAG GTTTTTGGTGGCCATCGATCGCAGAAATGGCGCAGAGGTTGCTATGGAGACAGTGAAGCTGGCTGAAGAGTTCATGTTGTCGTCTGGAGGCTTGGTGGTGGGAATCGACCTCAGCGGAGACCCAACG GTGGGACATGGCCGCTGTCTTCTTCCCGCTCTGCAGAGAGCCAGGAACTGCGGGCTGAAGCTGTCGCTGCACATGTCGGAA GTTCCCTCCCAGCTGGAGGAGTCCGAGTTGCTGCTGAACCTTCCTCCTGACCGGATCGGTCACGGAACCTGCCTGCATCCGGAGATGGGCGGTTCTCAGTCCCTCGTAGACCGAGCGGTGAAAGGCAGGATTCCTCTGG AGATTTGCCTGACGTCGAACGTCAAAGGACAAACGGTGCAGAGTTATTCCCAACACCACTTCAGATACTGGTACCAGCTGGGACACCCGTGTGTCATTTGC ACGGACGATAAGGGAGTCTTCTGTACGGACTTGTCTCAGGAGTATCAGCTGGCTGCGTCCGCCTTCGGTCTGCGTCCCGATGCGGTGTGGACGCTGTCGGAGCGCGCGGTGGACTGCATCTTCGCAGGAGATGAAgtgaagcagcagctcagaCAGAAGTGGACTGAATTAAAGCCTGGGCTGCTGCAGGGAGCCGAGCTGCAGGTTTAA